A single Streptomyces sp. 2114.4 DNA region contains:
- the purL gene encoding phosphoribosylformylglycinamidine synthase subunit PurL — protein MTLDTVKHAAETPDTDQPWAELGLKQDEYQRIREILGRRPTGAELAMYSVMWSEHCSYKSSKVHLKQFGEKAPENDALLVGIGENAGVVDVGQGYAVTFKVESHNHPSYIEPYQGAATGVGGIVRDILAMGARPVAVVDPLRFGAADHPDTKRVLPGVVSGIGGYGNCLGLPNIGGEVVFDACYQGNPLVNAGCIGVMKHEDIHLAKASGAGNKVILYGARTGGDGIGGVSVLASETFDDSKPAKRPAVQVGDPFQEKLLIECTLEIFKEDLVDGIQDLGGAGLSCATSELASAGSGGMRVELDTVPLRDSSLSPEEILMSESQERMCAIVEPGKVDRFLEICEKWDVIATVIGEVTEGSQLEIFWHGEQIVDVPPRTVAHEGPVYQRPYARPDWQDALQADDAAKLARPANADELRAQVLALVASPNQASKAWITDQYDRFVQGNTVLAQPEDAGMVRIDEDSNLGVALATDGNGRYAKLDPYTGAQLALAEAYRNVAASGAKPLAVSDCLNFGSPEDPAVMWQFAEATRGLADACQTLGTPVTGGNVSLYNQTGEVAIHPTPVVAVLGVIDDVNRRTPIAFADEGQLLYLLGDTREELGGSAWSQVVHDHLGGLPPQVDLERERLLAEVLISASRDGMIDAAHDLSDGGLIQAVVESCLRGGKGARLVVPDGLDPFVLLFSESAGRAVVAVPRSEELRFTDMCGARGLPATRIGVVDGTEIDVQGQFSIPLSELKDAHEATIPGLIA, from the coding sequence ATGACTCTGGACACCGTCAAGCACGCAGCCGAGACGCCGGACACCGACCAGCCGTGGGCCGAGCTCGGCCTGAAGCAGGACGAGTACCAGCGCATCCGCGAGATCCTCGGCCGCCGTCCCACCGGCGCCGAACTCGCCATGTACTCGGTGATGTGGTCCGAGCACTGCTCCTACAAGAGCAGCAAGGTCCACCTCAAGCAGTTCGGCGAGAAGGCCCCGGAGAACGACGCGCTGCTCGTCGGCATCGGCGAGAACGCCGGTGTCGTCGACGTCGGCCAGGGCTACGCCGTCACCTTCAAGGTGGAGTCCCACAACCACCCCTCGTACATCGAGCCCTACCAGGGCGCGGCCACCGGCGTCGGCGGCATCGTCCGCGACATCCTCGCCATGGGTGCCCGCCCGGTCGCCGTCGTGGACCCGCTGCGGTTCGGCGCCGCCGACCACCCCGACACCAAGCGCGTCCTGCCGGGCGTGGTGTCGGGCATCGGCGGGTACGGCAACTGTCTGGGCCTGCCCAACATCGGCGGCGAGGTCGTCTTCGACGCCTGCTACCAGGGCAACCCCCTGGTCAACGCCGGCTGCATCGGCGTCATGAAGCACGAGGACATCCACCTCGCCAAGGCGTCCGGCGCCGGCAACAAGGTCATCCTCTACGGCGCCCGCACCGGCGGCGACGGCATCGGCGGTGTCTCCGTGCTGGCCTCGGAGACCTTCGACGACTCCAAGCCCGCCAAGCGCCCCGCCGTCCAGGTCGGCGACCCCTTCCAGGAGAAGCTGCTCATCGAGTGCACCCTGGAGATCTTCAAGGAAGACCTGGTCGACGGCATCCAGGACCTCGGCGGCGCCGGGCTGTCCTGCGCCACCAGCGAGCTGGCCTCGGCCGGCTCCGGCGGGATGCGCGTCGAGCTGGACACCGTGCCGCTGCGTGACTCCTCCCTCTCGCCCGAGGAAATCCTCATGAGCGAGTCGCAGGAGCGGATGTGCGCGATCGTCGAGCCGGGGAAGGTCGACCGCTTCCTGGAGATCTGCGAGAAGTGGGACGTCATCGCGACCGTCATCGGTGAGGTGACGGAGGGCTCGCAGCTGGAGATCTTCTGGCACGGCGAGCAGATCGTGGACGTACCGCCGCGCACCGTGGCCCACGAGGGCCCGGTCTACCAGCGCCCGTATGCCCGGCCCGACTGGCAGGACGCCCTCCAGGCCGACGACGCGGCCAAGCTGGCCCGCCCGGCGAACGCGGACGAGCTGCGCGCGCAGGTCCTCGCGCTGGTGGCCTCGCCCAACCAGGCCTCCAAGGCGTGGATCACCGACCAGTACGACCGGTTCGTGCAGGGCAACACCGTCCTCGCGCAGCCGGAGGACGCCGGCATGGTCCGGATCGACGAGGACAGCAACCTCGGTGTCGCGCTCGCCACGGACGGCAACGGGCGCTACGCCAAGCTCGACCCGTACACCGGCGCGCAGCTGGCGCTGGCCGAGGCGTACCGCAATGTCGCCGCGTCCGGTGCCAAGCCGCTGGCCGTCTCCGACTGCCTGAACTTCGGTTCGCCCGAGGACCCGGCGGTGATGTGGCAGTTCGCCGAGGCCACCCGTGGTCTCGCCGACGCCTGCCAGACCCTCGGCACCCCGGTCACCGGCGGCAATGTGTCGCTCTACAACCAGACCGGCGAGGTGGCGATCCACCCGACCCCGGTCGTCGCGGTGCTCGGCGTGATCGACGATGTGAACCGCCGTACCCCGATCGCCTTCGCGGACGAGGGCCAGCTGCTCTACCTCCTGGGTGACACCCGCGAGGAGCTGGGTGGTTCGGCCTGGTCGCAGGTGGTGCACGACCACCTCGGCGGTCTGCCGCCGCAGGTGGACCTGGAGCGCGAGCGGCTGCTGGCCGAGGTGCTGATCTCCGCCTCCCGCGACGGCATGATCGACGCCGCGCACGACCTCTCCGACGGCGGTCTGATCCAGGCCGTGGTGGAGTCCTGCCTGCGCGGCGGCAAGGGTGCCCGCCTCGTCGTTCCCGACGGTCTCGACCCCTTCGTGCTGCTCTTCTCCGAGTCGGCGGGCCGGGCCGTGGTGGCCGTGCCGCGCAGCGAGGAGCTTCGCTTCACCGACATGTGCGGTGCACGGGGGCTGCCGGCCACCCGGATCGGTGTGGTCGACGGCACCGAGATCGACGTCCAGGGGCAGTTCAGCATCCCGCTGAGCGAACTGAAGGACGCGCACGAGGCGACCATCCCGGGCCTGATCGCCTGA
- the purS gene encoding phosphoribosylformylglycinamidine synthase subunit PurS, with protein sequence MARVVVDVMLKPEILDPQGQAVQRALPRLGFEGIADVRQGKRFELEVEGPVDDAALARIQEMAETFLANTVIEDFTVRVDS encoded by the coding sequence GTGGCACGCGTCGTAGTCGACGTCATGCTCAAGCCGGAGATCCTCGACCCGCAGGGGCAGGCGGTGCAGCGCGCACTGCCACGCCTGGGCTTCGAGGGGATCGCCGACGTCCGTCAGGGCAAGCGTTTCGAACTTGAGGTGGAGGGTCCGGTCGACGACGCCGCCCTCGCTCGCATCCAAGAGATGGCCGAGACCTTCCTCGCCAACACCGTCATCGAAGACTTCACCGTGCGGGTCGACTCATGA
- a CDS encoding ABC transporter permease, translating into MSAGTSQAVGDERGGIPAETRASGRLQALGRAELTLLVRNKSALYTSLFLPIVMAIAMRQGVGSMNLAGTGLSVGTVLLPGTLGCVLVFAVYSNVTAAYVARREELVLKRLRTGELRDLEILTGTALPSVLIGLAQCVLLAVLGALVLDTDLPTAPHLLIAGVLLGMVTVLGLAAATSAFARSTESAQLIVMPFIMLSLAGSGVMVPLDIFPERIATVLGFLPLSPAMELIRGGWTGGGDLKETVGQLITGLAWAGLALFAVQRWFRWEPRR; encoded by the coding sequence ATGAGTGCAGGTACAAGCCAAGCTGTCGGCGATGAGCGGGGCGGAATTCCCGCCGAAACCCGCGCTTCCGGCCGTCTGCAGGCCCTGGGGCGGGCCGAGTTGACGCTTCTCGTCCGCAACAAGTCCGCGCTGTACACGTCGTTGTTCCTGCCGATTGTGATGGCCATCGCCATGCGGCAGGGGGTCGGTTCGATGAATCTGGCCGGCACGGGGTTGTCGGTCGGAACAGTGCTGTTGCCCGGCACCCTCGGCTGCGTTCTGGTCTTTGCCGTCTACTCCAACGTCACCGCCGCCTATGTCGCCCGGCGCGAGGAACTGGTGCTCAAGCGCCTGCGCACCGGAGAACTGCGGGATCTGGAAATACTGACCGGCACCGCGCTCCCTTCGGTACTGATAGGGCTGGCGCAGTGCGTGCTCCTCGCCGTCCTCGGTGCGCTGGTGCTGGACACCGACCTGCCCACCGCACCGCACCTCCTGATCGCAGGAGTGTTGCTGGGCATGGTCACGGTCCTCGGCCTCGCAGCGGCGACCTCCGCCTTCGCGAGGTCGACCGAGTCCGCTCAGCTGATCGTGATGCCCTTCATCATGCTGTCGCTGGCCGGGTCCGGGGTGATGGTGCCCCTGGATATCTTTCCGGAGCGGATCGCCACCGTCCTCGGATTCCTGCCGCTGTCTCCTGCGATGGAGCTGATACGCGGCGGCTGGACCGGCGGCGGGGACCTCAAGGAGACGGTGGGGCAACTGATCACCGGCTTGGCCTGGGCCGGGCTCGCGCTGTTTGCTGTGCAGCGGTGGTTCCGCTGGGAGCCGCGGCGCTAA
- a CDS encoding Lsr2 family protein produces the protein MAQRVVVTLSDDIDGGEAAETVAFGLDGKSYEIDLNPANAKKLRGALAPFVEAGRKRAKSGKAYHRTAVNPDPAAVRAWARSHQMDVPPRGRIPKKVYEAFNAANR, from the coding sequence GTGGCGCAGCGCGTAGTAGTAACGCTCTCCGATGACATCGACGGAGGAGAAGCCGCAGAGACGGTCGCCTTCGGATTGGACGGGAAGTCGTACGAGATCGACCTCAATCCAGCCAATGCGAAGAAACTGCGCGGCGCTCTCGCCCCGTTCGTGGAGGCCGGCCGCAAGCGGGCCAAGTCCGGCAAGGCCTACCACCGGACCGCGGTGAACCCCGACCCCGCGGCCGTCCGCGCCTGGGCGCGGTCCCACCAGATGGACGTCCCCCCGCGCGGCCGGATCCCCAAGAAGGTCTACGAGGCCTTCAACGCCGCCAACCGCTAA
- the purQ gene encoding phosphoribosylformylglycinamidine synthase subunit PurQ, protein MTSRIGVITFPGTLDDRDTQRAVRVAGAEAVPLWHRDKDLKQVDAVVLPGGFSYGDYLRAGAISRFSPVMETVIEQARAGMPVLGICNGFQVLTETHLLPGAMLRNNHLHFICRDQKLRVENAETSWTSDYASGQEISIPLKNIDGRYVADERTLDMLEAEGRVAFRYLDGNPNGSLRDIAGITNEAGNVVGLMPHPEHAVEPLIGTGRTDGLGFFTSILKKLVNA, encoded by the coding sequence ATGACCTCGCGGATCGGAGTCATTACCTTCCCCGGCACGCTCGACGACCGCGACACCCAGCGCGCGGTCCGGGTCGCCGGTGCCGAAGCGGTGCCGCTGTGGCACCGCGACAAGGACCTCAAGCAGGTCGACGCCGTGGTGCTGCCCGGCGGTTTCTCGTACGGCGACTATCTGCGGGCCGGCGCGATTTCCCGGTTCTCGCCGGTGATGGAGACCGTGATCGAGCAGGCCAGGGCCGGTATGCCGGTCCTCGGTATCTGCAACGGCTTCCAGGTGCTCACCGAGACCCACCTGCTGCCCGGCGCCATGCTGCGCAACAACCATCTGCACTTCATCTGCCGCGACCAGAAGCTGCGGGTGGAGAACGCGGAGACCTCCTGGACGTCGGACTACGCGTCCGGCCAGGAGATCAGCATCCCGCTGAAGAACATCGACGGCCGGTACGTCGCCGACGAGCGCACGCTCGACATGCTCGAGGCCGAGGGCCGGGTCGCCTTCCGCTACCTGGACGGCAACCCCAACGGCTCGCTCCGCGACATCGCCGGCATCACCAATGAGGCGGGCAATGTCGTCGGCCTCATGCCGCACCCCGAGCACGCCGTGGAGCCGCTGATCGGTACGGGCCGTACCGATGGCCTCGGATTCTTCACCTCGATCCTGAAGAAGCTGGTCAACGCATGA
- a CDS encoding sensor histidine kinase, whose product MVEAYFRWTLYALPWLPAIGGVMPVVGMTSGSALPVTLAVAVAGLNVVQAVLAVPLFNRALNSYLKLGATPRGLLLVSGVLTLAAEIALVALIAVNGIGYGHTRDENLATVFIAVAASLTPFFMAHSLLVSKRGFLAALAAAATGLILVLGVLKGSWLGALAVASLLVFAGLWSFVIARPTGWLLGVVRKLDAARGTEARLAVAEERLRFGRDLHDVMGRNLAVIALKSELAVQLARRERPEAVEQMVEVQRIAQDSQREVREVVRGYRKADLRAELAGARSILRAAGVDCRIEGEDETQLPPEVESALGWVVREGTTNVLRHAAAVRHCAVRTLIDPHRSVLVMTMENDGVTHRPDPTGAGSLPGSGLKGLRERLQPLGGTLASGPVLPGSYRLTVELPIPRGAVTG is encoded by the coding sequence ATGGTCGAGGCGTACTTCCGCTGGACGCTGTACGCCCTTCCCTGGCTTCCTGCGATCGGCGGGGTGATGCCCGTCGTGGGCATGACGAGCGGCAGCGCATTGCCGGTCACTTTGGCGGTGGCCGTCGCCGGACTGAATGTGGTGCAGGCCGTGCTGGCCGTGCCGCTGTTCAACCGGGCGTTGAACAGCTATCTGAAACTGGGGGCGACACCGCGCGGCCTGCTGCTCGTCTCGGGTGTGCTGACGCTCGCCGCCGAGATCGCGTTGGTCGCGCTGATCGCGGTCAACGGCATCGGCTACGGCCACACTCGCGACGAAAACCTGGCCACGGTGTTCATCGCGGTCGCCGCCAGCCTCACACCGTTCTTCATGGCACACAGCCTGCTGGTGTCGAAGCGGGGGTTCCTGGCGGCGCTGGCCGCCGCCGCGACGGGGCTCATCCTGGTGCTCGGGGTGCTCAAGGGCTCCTGGCTGGGGGCACTGGCCGTGGCGAGTCTGCTGGTCTTCGCCGGTCTGTGGAGCTTCGTGATAGCGCGGCCCACGGGATGGCTGCTCGGTGTGGTCCGCAAGCTGGACGCGGCACGCGGTACCGAGGCACGGCTCGCGGTCGCCGAGGAACGGCTGCGGTTCGGCCGGGATCTGCACGACGTCATGGGCCGGAATCTGGCGGTGATCGCCCTCAAGAGCGAGCTGGCGGTCCAGCTCGCCCGGCGGGAGCGGCCGGAGGCCGTGGAGCAGATGGTGGAGGTGCAGCGGATCGCCCAGGATTCGCAGCGCGAGGTACGGGAGGTGGTGCGCGGCTACCGCAAGGCCGATCTCCGGGCGGAGTTGGCCGGGGCCCGCTCCATCCTGCGGGCGGCCGGGGTGGACTGCCGTATCGAGGGCGAGGACGAAACGCAGCTGCCGCCGGAGGTGGAGTCGGCGCTCGGCTGGGTCGTACGCGAAGGCACCACGAACGTCCTGCGGCACGCCGCCGCGGTGCGGCACTGTGCGGTGCGGACCCTGATCGATCCGCACCGCTCGGTACTCGTGATGACCATGGAGAACGACGGGGTCACCCACCGGCCGGACCCCACCGGGGCCGGCTCGCTGCCCGGCAGCGGCCTCAAGGGACTGCGGGAACGGCTGCAGCCCTTGGGCGGCACCCTGGCGTCGGGCCCGGTCCTGCCGGGCTCCTACCGTCTGACGGTCGAGCTGCCGATACCGAGGGGGGCGGTGACGGGGTAG
- a CDS encoding helix-turn-helix domain-containing protein has product MDLEQRLAEVERRLAALERSAARAPVSTPEREPDEELWALRGLKEQWAELGADNGGVLFTGAVRTPAGLRYEWQYGLATDALLDDDWAAAAESFAALGQPLRLRLLREILGGRCTAAELTELDGTGTTGQIYHHLRQLTAAGWLQTAARGRYEVPAGRVVPLLVMLTAAGC; this is encoded by the coding sequence ATGGATCTGGAGCAGCGGCTGGCCGAAGTGGAACGCCGGCTGGCCGCGCTCGAACGGTCCGCCGCCCGCGCTCCGGTCTCCACGCCCGAGCGGGAGCCGGACGAGGAGCTGTGGGCGCTGCGCGGCCTCAAGGAGCAGTGGGCCGAACTCGGCGCCGACAACGGTGGAGTGCTCTTCACCGGGGCCGTACGGACGCCTGCCGGGCTGCGCTACGAGTGGCAGTACGGCCTGGCCACCGATGCCCTGCTGGACGACGACTGGGCGGCCGCCGCCGAGTCGTTCGCCGCACTGGGCCAGCCCCTGCGGCTGCGGCTGCTGCGCGAGATCCTCGGCGGCCGCTGCACCGCCGCCGAGCTCACCGAGCTCGACGGCACGGGCACGACCGGGCAGATCTACCACCACCTGCGGCAGTTGACCGCCGCCGGCTGGCTGCAGACGGCCGCCCGCGGCCGCTACGAGGTTCCGGCCGGCCGCGTCGTGCCGCTGCTGGTGATGCTGACCGCCGCCGGGTGCTGA
- a CDS encoding M23 family metallopeptidase: protein MTSTTVRKLSRYAARACLLVFLAIVVARFFVDIPYGWGWVPLGLWMLIGFGVNRRAAREEGDTMTGPAREPVAVAAPVTGRWKALNSPADKVPSHGTRAYGQAYAIDIVAEPEPDSRPGFGWWPLFRRNEEFPAFGAPLLAVADATVVRAEDGSRDHLSRTSWPAAVYLLALEGPARTLGGARWMLGNHVILDLGGGVHALYAHVRRGSLTVRTGDRVRAGETLGQCGDSGNSSEPHVHFQLMDAADPVTAQGIPFTWQGVGVPRNGETFEAAQPRTTPAS from the coding sequence ATGACGTCCACCACTGTGCGAAAGCTCTCCAGGTACGCCGCACGCGCCTGCCTGCTCGTCTTCCTCGCGATAGTCGTCGCGAGGTTTTTCGTCGACATCCCGTATGGGTGGGGCTGGGTTCCGCTGGGCCTCTGGATGCTGATCGGATTCGGGGTGAACCGCCGGGCGGCCCGCGAGGAGGGGGACACCATGACGGGCCCGGCCCGCGAGCCGGTGGCGGTCGCCGCTCCGGTCACCGGCCGCTGGAAGGCCCTCAACAGCCCCGCCGACAAGGTCCCCAGCCATGGCACACGGGCCTACGGGCAGGCGTACGCGATCGACATCGTGGCGGAACCGGAGCCGGACTCCCGCCCCGGCTTCGGCTGGTGGCCCCTGTTCCGCCGCAACGAGGAGTTCCCGGCCTTCGGGGCGCCCCTGCTCGCCGTCGCCGACGCCACCGTCGTCCGGGCCGAGGACGGCAGTCGCGACCATCTCAGCCGCACGTCCTGGCCCGCGGCCGTCTACCTGCTCGCCCTGGAAGGCCCCGCCCGCACGCTCGGCGGCGCCCGCTGGATGCTCGGCAACCATGTGATCCTCGACCTGGGAGGCGGCGTCCACGCGCTCTACGCCCATGTCCGCCGCGGTTCGCTCACCGTCCGTACGGGCGACCGGGTGCGGGCCGGGGAGACCCTCGGCCAGTGCGGCGACTCCGGCAACAGCAGCGAGCCGCACGTCCACTTCCAGCTCATGGACGCCGCCGACCCGGTCACCGCCCAGGGCATCCCGTTCACCTGGCAGGGCGTCGGCGTCCCACGCAACGGCGAGACCTTCGAGGCCGCCCAGCCGCGGACGACACCGGCGAGCTGA
- a CDS encoding phosphoribosylaminoimidazolesuccinocarboxamide synthase — protein MPGFVEKPEPVEVPGLTHLHTGKVRDLYQNAAGDLIMVASDRTSVYDWVLPTEIPEKGRILTQLSLWWFEQLSDLAPHHVLSTDVPAGAPADWAGRTLVCKSLRMVPVECVARGYLTGSGLAEYRQTRTVCGLALPEGLVDGSELPAPIFTPATKAAVGDHDENVSYEEVVHQIGAEVAAQLRQTTLAVYGRARDIARERGVILADTKFEFGFDGEQLTLADEVLTPDSSRFWPADLWQPGRAQPSFDKQFVRDWLTSPAAAWDRTGTLPPPALPHEIVESTRAKYVEAYERLTGLSWA, from the coding sequence GTGCCCGGTTTTGTAGAAAAGCCTGAGCCGGTGGAGGTTCCCGGGCTCACCCACCTTCACACCGGCAAGGTGCGCGACCTCTACCAGAACGCCGCCGGCGACCTGATCATGGTCGCCAGCGACCGCACCTCCGTCTACGACTGGGTGCTGCCCACCGAGATCCCCGAAAAGGGCCGCATCCTCACCCAGCTGTCCCTGTGGTGGTTCGAGCAGCTCTCCGACCTGGCCCCCCACCACGTCCTCTCCACCGACGTCCCGGCCGGCGCCCCCGCCGACTGGGCGGGCCGCACCCTGGTCTGCAAGTCGCTGCGGATGGTCCCCGTCGAGTGTGTGGCCCGCGGCTACCTCACCGGCTCCGGCCTCGCCGAATACCGGCAGACCCGTACCGTCTGCGGCCTGGCCCTCCCCGAAGGCCTCGTCGACGGTTCCGAGCTCCCCGCGCCGATCTTCACCCCGGCCACCAAGGCCGCCGTCGGTGACCACGACGAGAACGTCTCCTACGAGGAGGTCGTCCACCAGATCGGCGCCGAGGTGGCCGCCCAGCTCCGGCAGACGACCCTCGCCGTCTACGGCCGGGCCCGCGACATCGCCCGCGAGCGCGGCGTCATCCTGGCCGACACCAAGTTCGAGTTCGGCTTCGACGGTGAGCAGCTGACCCTGGCCGACGAGGTCCTGACGCCCGACTCCTCGCGCTTCTGGCCGGCCGACCTGTGGCAGCCGGGCCGCGCCCAGCCGTCCTTCGACAAGCAGTTCGTCCGGGACTGGCTGACTTCTCCCGCGGCGGCCTGGGACCGTACGGGAACGCTGCCGCCGCCTGCCCTCCCGCACGAGATCGTCGAGAGCACCCGCGCCAAGTACGTCGAGGCCTACGAGCGTCTTACGGGTCTCAGCTGGGCGTGA
- a CDS encoding ABC transporter ATP-binding protein, producing MNIGEKTIAEAGRGGAGGTGSGASVIEVTELRRRYGAAGGRGKETPRPGGRSTPAGQAEGRSRPGGRSRSGAQESYEAVKGIDFTVDRGELFALLGTNGAGKTSTLELLEGLAAPTSGRIRVLGHDPFRERDKVRPRIGVMLQEGGFPAELTPAETLRMWAGCTTGARPVEEALGSVGLDRRKDVRVKQLSGGERRRLDFALALLGRPEVLFLDEPTTGLDTEARHVTWELVRELRDAGTTIVLTTHYLEEAEELADRLAILHGGRIAAAGYVADVVAAHPSHLSFELPEGFHLGDLPPLGELGVIGHETTGRTVRLRTDELQRTATAVLVWAQDKGITLHGLDVRSASLEEAFLHIAKGLENT from the coding sequence ATGAACATCGGGGAGAAAACCATCGCGGAGGCCGGCCGCGGCGGCGCCGGGGGCACCGGCTCCGGCGCCAGTGTGATCGAAGTCACCGAACTCCGCCGGCGCTACGGCGCGGCCGGAGGGCGCGGGAAGGAGACGCCCCGTCCGGGCGGGCGGAGCACGCCCGCAGGGCAGGCGGAGGGGCGCAGCCGGCCGGGCGGGCGGAGCCGGTCCGGCGCGCAGGAGAGCTATGAGGCCGTGAAGGGCATCGACTTCACCGTCGACCGGGGCGAGCTGTTCGCGCTGCTCGGCACCAACGGTGCGGGCAAGACCTCCACCCTCGAACTGCTGGAGGGCCTGGCCGCGCCCACGTCCGGGCGGATCCGGGTCCTCGGCCATGATCCGTTCCGGGAGCGGGACAAGGTGCGGCCCCGTATCGGCGTCATGCTGCAGGAGGGCGGCTTCCCCGCCGAGCTGACGCCGGCGGAGACCCTGCGGATGTGGGCGGGGTGCACCACCGGGGCGCGCCCGGTCGAGGAAGCCCTCGGCTCCGTGGGACTGGACCGGCGCAAGGACGTCCGGGTCAAGCAGCTGTCCGGCGGCGAGCGGCGGCGACTGGATTTCGCCCTCGCGCTGCTGGGGCGGCCCGAGGTGCTGTTCCTGGACGAGCCGACAACCGGGCTGGACACCGAGGCGCGGCATGTCACCTGGGAGCTGGTGCGCGAGCTGCGGGACGCCGGCACCACGATCGTGCTGACCACGCACTATCTCGAGGAAGCCGAGGAGCTGGCGGACCGGCTGGCGATTTTGCACGGCGGGCGGATAGCGGCGGCGGGATATGTCGCGGACGTGGTCGCCGCGCATCCCTCGCACCTCTCCTTCGAGCTGCCCGAGGGATTCCACCTCGGCGATCTCCCGCCGCTGGGGGAACTGGGAGTCATCGGCCATGAGACGACCGGGCGCACGGTCCGGCTGCGGACGGACGAACTGCAGCGGACCGCGACGGCGGTGCTGGTCTGGGCGCAGGACAAGGGGATCACGCTGCACGGACTGGACGTCAGATCCGCGTCGCTGGAAGAGGCATTTCTGCACATCGCAAAGGGGCTGGAGAACACATGA
- a CDS encoding DNA-binding response regulator, which produces MSDGVRGEVIRVLLADDEHLIRGALAALLSLEDDLLVVAEAASGPEARAMARAHGPDVAVLDLQMPGADGVAVATSLRGEVPGCRCMIVTSHGRPGHLKRALEAGVRGFVPKTVSAQRLAEIIRAVHAGNRYVDPELAADAISAGESPLSAREAEVLECAEDGAPVAEIAERASLSPGTVRNYLSSATAKLGAENRHAAARLARERGWL; this is translated from the coding sequence GTGAGTGACGGGGTGCGTGGCGAGGTGATCCGGGTGTTGCTCGCGGATGACGAGCATCTGATCCGGGGAGCACTGGCGGCGTTGCTGTCGCTGGAGGACGATCTGCTGGTCGTGGCCGAGGCGGCGTCGGGACCGGAGGCGCGGGCGATGGCACGGGCCCACGGGCCGGATGTGGCGGTGCTGGATCTGCAGATGCCGGGGGCGGACGGTGTGGCAGTGGCCACATCTCTGCGGGGTGAGGTGCCGGGGTGCCGGTGCATGATCGTGACGAGCCATGGCCGGCCGGGGCATCTGAAGCGGGCGCTGGAAGCCGGGGTGCGGGGGTTCGTTCCGAAGACGGTGTCGGCGCAGCGGCTGGCGGAGATCATACGCGCGGTCCATGCCGGAAACCGCTATGTGGACCCGGAGTTGGCGGCGGATGCGATCAGCGCCGGGGAGTCTCCGTTGTCAGCCAGGGAGGCGGAGGTGCTGGAATGCGCCGAGGACGGGGCGCCGGTCGCGGAGATCGCGGAGCGGGCCTCGCTGTCGCCCGGGACGGTGCGGAACTACCTCTCGTCGGCGACCGCGAAGCTGGGTGCGGAGAACCGTCACGCCGCGGCGCGCCTCGCCCGCGAGCGAGGTTGGCTATAG